A part of Myxococcales bacterium genomic DNA contains:
- a CDS encoding RNA methyltransferase, whose amino-acid sequence MHRCFVDKTWVDQWLLDSSSALPKKVHERFFKIVRIKKNEIVGLFDGEGREIQAFLTPNGQLSNASLIKKKPDIHQCTLIQAALEEAKISQTIKRATEFGINKIIIFQAELSDSFCFGKLAKRQERLDSLCIDAARQSGRLFVPKIVLIKDLKSVLLDLGTNDLATYGDLLAEHKFSQTLKNFAELSKVVLAVGPEGGLSQQEKTLLNMHNFKSVLWAPHTLRSEFACLSALCILNAYWGKA is encoded by the coding sequence ATGCATCGGTGTTTCGTAGATAAGACTTGGGTTGATCAGTGGCTTTTAGATTCGAGTTCGGCTTTGCCAAAAAAAGTTCATGAGCGTTTTTTTAAAATTGTTCGCATCAAAAAAAATGAAATAGTAGGGCTCTTTGATGGTGAGGGGCGTGAGATTCAAGCTTTTCTCACTCCAAATGGGCAACTTAGCAACGCTAGTTTGATTAAGAAAAAACCCGATATTCATCAATGCACGCTCATTCAAGCTGCCTTAGAAGAAGCTAAAATCTCGCAAACAATCAAAAGAGCCACAGAATTTGGTATTAACAAAATAATTATTTTTCAGGCTGAGTTAAGCGATAGCTTTTGCTTTGGCAAATTAGCGAAACGCCAAGAGCGTTTAGATAGCCTATGTATCGATGCAGCCCGACAGAGCGGACGATTATTTGTTCCCAAAATAGTTCTCATCAAAGATTTAAAATCGGTACTTTTGGATTTGGGAACAAACGATTTGGCCACCTATGGTGATCTTTTGGCCGAACATAAATTTTCACAAACACTAAAAAATTTTGCTGAGTTATCAAAAGTAGTCCTTGCTGTTGGCCCAGAAGGAGGCCTAAGCCAGCAAGAAAAAACTTTACTCAATATGCATAATTTCAAATCGGTGCTGTGGGCACCACATACGCTCAGATCAGAATTCGCTTGTCTCTCAGCACTCTGTATTCTCAACGCTTACTGGGGCAAGGCTTAA
- a CDS encoding branched-chain amino acid aminotransferase: protein MKSHPASKNFFIERQLISKEKRKPAPGFDDEITFGRAHSNHMLTCDFLHDKGGWQTPRIIPFGAFSMQPDSVAFHYGQQIFEGLKAFRMENTNELALFRPQLNAQRFYDSALRLGMQPVPQELFIEGIKVLVSVDEDYLLAKPWSLYIRPCLIPLDCGVSYRASRDYRFFVILSAVKEYFSHHQCMSVYVEQEMARAFKGGIGNIKAGANYAGALLALKKAQQCGADSVLWLDANEHRYVEEIGAMNIVFVYQDRLVTPPLLGTILPGVTRDAVLKLAQHFDMKIVEEQTDIGELIDHIRQGVLKEAFGCGTAAAITPINQLILNEEKININDGVAGPVTVKLKKVLKEIQYGEVPDIFGWRTVVPIMDNN from the coding sequence ATGAAGTCTCACCCTGCTTCCAAAAATTTTTTTATAGAACGCCAACTTATTTCCAAAGAAAAACGTAAGCCAGCTCCAGGCTTTGATGACGAAATTACTTTCGGAAGAGCCCATTCAAATCATATGCTCACGTGTGATTTTCTACATGATAAAGGTGGATGGCAGACACCTCGTATTATACCCTTTGGCGCTTTTAGTATGCAGCCTGATTCTGTAGCCTTTCATTATGGTCAACAAATTTTTGAGGGCCTTAAAGCCTTTCGTATGGAAAATACAAATGAGCTTGCATTGTTTCGCCCACAATTAAATGCTCAACGCTTTTATGATTCAGCGCTTCGCTTGGGAATGCAGCCTGTTCCTCAGGAACTTTTCATCGAGGGCATTAAGGTACTTGTTTCGGTGGATGAAGATTATCTTTTAGCAAAGCCTTGGAGTCTTTATATTCGCCCCTGTTTGATCCCTCTCGATTGTGGCGTGAGTTATCGTGCGAGCCGGGATTACCGATTTTTTGTGATTTTATCAGCAGTAAAAGAGTATTTTTCTCATCATCAGTGCATGAGCGTCTATGTCGAGCAGGAAATGGCTCGTGCATTTAAGGGAGGAATCGGAAATATTAAGGCAGGGGCAAATTATGCAGGAGCTTTGCTTGCACTTAAGAAGGCTCAGCAATGTGGGGCGGATTCAGTTTTATGGCTTGATGCGAATGAACATCGTTATGTTGAAGAAATTGGAGCAATGAATATTGTGTTTGTCTATCAGGATCGATTGGTGACGCCACCTCTTTTGGGTACGATTTTACCCGGTGTTACAAGAGATGCAGTGCTTAAGCTGGCCCAGCATTTCGACATGAAAATTGTTGAAGAACAAACAGATATTGGGGAGTTAATTGATCATATACGCCAAGGAGTACTCAAAGAGGCATTTGGGTGTGGTACTGCAGCTGCCATTACGCCTATTAACCAACTTATTCTTAATGAGGAAAAAATTAATATCAATGACGGAGTTGCTGGGCCTGTGACGGTTAAACTCAAAAAAGTGCTCAAAGAAATTCAATATGGAGAGGTTCCAGATATCTTTGGGTGGAGAACTGTTGTGCCGATTATGGATAATAATTAA